From Thioalbus denitrificans, a single genomic window includes:
- the lptB gene encoding LPS export ABC transporter ATP-binding protein yields MSVLETRGLGKRYGAREVVRDVSLRVESGEVVGLLGPNGAGKTTCFYMIVGLVRCDSGAITMDGADLTREPMHIRARRGIGYLPQEASVFRKLTVEQNIMAILELRRDLTPGKRRRLADSLMHEFHVGHLHDNLGISLSGGERRRVEIARALATEPRFILLDEPFAGVDPLSVLDIQRIISHLRDRGIGILITDHNVRETLGICDRAYIMSNGNGIAHGTPAEILDNSQVRDVYLGHEFRL; encoded by the coding sequence ATGAGCGTCCTGGAAACCCGCGGGCTGGGCAAACGCTACGGCGCCCGCGAGGTGGTCCGCGATGTCTCCCTGCGGGTGGAGAGCGGCGAGGTGGTGGGCCTGCTGGGCCCGAACGGCGCCGGCAAGACCACCTGCTTCTACATGATCGTGGGCCTGGTGCGCTGCGACAGCGGCGCCATCACCATGGATGGAGCCGACCTGACCCGGGAGCCCATGCACATTCGCGCCCGGCGCGGCATCGGCTACCTGCCCCAGGAAGCCTCGGTATTCCGCAAGCTCACCGTCGAGCAGAACATCATGGCCATCCTGGAGCTGCGCCGGGATCTCACGCCCGGCAAGCGCCGGCGGCTCGCCGACAGCCTCATGCACGAGTTCCACGTGGGCCATCTCCACGACAATCTCGGCATCAGCCTCTCCGGCGGCGAGCGGCGGCGGGTGGAGATTGCCCGGGCGCTGGCGACCGAGCCCCGCTTCATCCTGCTGGACGAGCCCTTCGCCGGCGTGGACCCCCTCTCGGTACTCGATATCCAGCGCATCATCAGCCACCTGCGCGACCGCGGCATCGGGATCCTGATTACCGACCACAACGTCCGCGAGACCCTCGGCATCTGCGACCGCGCCTACATCATGAGCAACGGCAACGGCATCGCCCACGGCACGCCGGCCGAAATCCTCGACAACAGCCAGGTCCGGGACGTCTACCTGGGCCACGAGTTCCGCCTGTGA
- a CDS encoding RNA polymerase factor sigma-54: MKPSIQLRLSQQLTMTPQLQQAIKLLQLSALDLQMEVQEALETNPMLELAEDEVEASGEAEAPSTSGSEAEDRDLDLERNDADIPADLPVDSAWDDIYDVPSSNSGPDEGDEQEFANVSHGGESLQEHLLWQASLAHFNDRDLELARLLIDAIDERGYLGATLEELLASLDPEFEVELDELEAVLHRIQTFDPLGVGARNLGECLSLQLRQLPAATPWRSEALNLVENHLELLGSRDYAQVQRRMKISEDELREVIQLIQTLNPRPGNEVGGEEPQYVVPDVTVRKHRGSWLVELNPEASPRLRVNPSYAALVRRADNSQDNNFLRTQLQEARWFLKSIQSRNETLLKVATCIVEHQRGFLEHGEEAMKPLVLHDIAEAVEMHESTISRVTTQKYMLTPRGIFELKYFFSSHVSTASGGEASSTAIRALIKKLIAAEHPSKPLSDSKIAKILSDQGVNVARRTIAKYREVMAIPPSNERKRLL, from the coding sequence ATGAAACCCTCCATTCAGCTCCGGCTGAGCCAGCAACTCACCATGACGCCGCAGCTGCAGCAGGCCATCAAGCTGCTGCAGCTCTCAGCGCTCGACCTGCAGATGGAGGTCCAGGAGGCGCTGGAGACCAATCCCATGCTGGAGCTGGCGGAGGACGAGGTCGAAGCGTCGGGTGAGGCGGAGGCGCCATCGACGTCGGGCAGCGAGGCCGAGGACCGCGACCTCGACCTCGAGCGCAACGACGCGGACATTCCCGCGGACCTCCCGGTGGACAGCGCCTGGGACGACATCTACGACGTGCCCAGCAGCAATTCCGGGCCCGACGAGGGTGACGAGCAGGAGTTCGCCAATGTCAGCCATGGGGGCGAGTCGCTCCAGGAGCACCTCCTCTGGCAGGCCAGCCTCGCCCATTTCAACGACCGCGACCTGGAACTGGCCCGGCTGCTCATCGACGCCATCGACGAACGCGGCTACCTCGGCGCCACGCTGGAGGAGCTCCTGGCCAGCCTCGACCCCGAGTTCGAGGTGGAGCTCGACGAGCTGGAGGCGGTCCTGCACCGCATCCAGACCTTCGACCCCCTCGGGGTGGGCGCCCGCAACCTGGGCGAATGCCTGTCCCTGCAGCTGCGCCAGCTGCCCGCCGCCACGCCCTGGCGCAGCGAGGCGCTGAACCTGGTGGAAAACCACCTGGAACTGCTGGGCTCCCGCGACTACGCCCAGGTCCAGCGGCGGATGAAGATCAGCGAGGACGAGCTGCGCGAGGTCATCCAGCTGATCCAGACCCTCAACCCCCGCCCCGGCAACGAGGTGGGCGGCGAGGAGCCCCAGTACGTGGTGCCGGATGTCACCGTGCGCAAGCACCGGGGCAGCTGGCTGGTGGAGCTCAACCCGGAGGCCTCCCCGCGACTGCGCGTGAACCCCAGCTACGCCGCCCTCGTGCGCCGGGCCGACAACAGCCAGGACAACAACTTCCTGCGCACCCAGTTGCAGGAGGCGCGCTGGTTCCTGAAGAGCATCCAGAGCCGCAACGAGACCCTGCTGAAGGTGGCCACCTGCATCGTGGAGCACCAGCGCGGCTTCCTGGAGCACGGCGAGGAGGCCATGAAGCCCCTCGTCCTGCACGACATCGCCGAAGCGGTGGAGATGCACGAGTCCACCATCTCCCGGGTCACCACCCAGAAGTACATGCTCACCCCCCGTGGTATCTTTGAGCTGAAATACTTCTTCTCCAGCCACGTCAGTACGGCGAGCGGAGGCGAGGCCTCCTCCACGGCGATCCGGGCGCTCATCAAGAAGCTCATCGCCGCCGAGCACCCGTCCAAGCCGCTCAGCGACAGCAAGATCGCAAAAATCCTGTCTGATCAGGGAGTCAATGTGGCACGCAGGACCATCGCAAAGTACCGCGAGGTCATGGCGATACCGCCATCAAACGAAAGAAAGCGCCTGCTATAA
- the hpf gene encoding ribosome hibernation-promoting factor, HPF/YfiA family produces the protein MQTNITGHHVDITPALRDYVNSKLEKVERHFDNITNVHVILGVEKLRQKAEATIHLSGAELYADAEHDDMYAAIDALVDKLDRQVKKHKEKSQAHNHESAKRA, from the coding sequence ATGCAGACCAACATCACCGGTCATCACGTCGACATCACCCCGGCACTGCGCGACTATGTGAACTCGAAGCTGGAGAAGGTCGAACGCCATTTCGACAACATCACCAACGTGCACGTGATCCTGGGCGTGGAGAAGCTGCGGCAGAAAGCCGAGGCCACCATCCATCTGAGCGGGGCCGAACTGTACGCCGACGCCGAGCACGATGACATGTACGCGGCCATCGATGCCCTGGTGGACAAGCTCGACCGGCAGGTGAAGAAGCACAAGGAAAAGTCCCAGGCTCACAACCACGAGAGCGCCAAGCGCGCCTGA
- the ptsN gene encoding PTS IIA-like nitrogen regulatory protein PtsN: protein MHLRDILTLERTATDVIAGSKKRALEFLGGLAATDEPELDPTEVFESLIARERLGSTGIGHGIAIPHGRLKNSDHVIGALAHLQEPIDFDAIDDKPVDLLFALLVPENATEEHLEVLARLAQLFSDEEARQRLREAPDAAALLQTILSYEAAETDAPDDQHTKPV, encoded by the coding sequence ATGCACCTGCGTGACATCCTGACCCTCGAACGCACCGCGACCGACGTCATCGCCGGCAGCAAGAAGCGCGCGCTGGAATTCCTCGGCGGCCTGGCGGCGACTGACGAGCCGGAGCTGGACCCCACCGAGGTGTTCGAGAGCCTCATCGCCCGCGAGCGCCTCGGCAGCACCGGCATCGGCCACGGTATCGCCATTCCCCACGGACGGCTGAAGAACAGCGACCACGTCATCGGCGCGCTGGCGCACCTGCAGGAGCCCATCGACTTCGACGCCATCGACGACAAGCCGGTGGACCTGCTGTTCGCGCTGCTGGTGCCCGAGAACGCCACCGAGGAGCACCTCGAGGTCCTGGCACGGCTGGCCCAGCTGTTCAGCGACGAAGAGGCCCGGCAACGGCTGCGCGAGGCACCCGACGCGGCAGCGCTGCTCCAGACGATCCTGAGTTACGAGGCCGCCGAAACGGATGCCCCGGACGATCAGCATACAAAACCTGTTTGA
- the hprK gene encoding HPr(Ser) kinase/phosphatase: MPRTISIQNLFEVQQENLCLTWIAGQAGGERSLSLPDLPVTGLAGFYNPIHPHAIPLLTDAELAWLEREADPARDPFAAPAVLAILTGDGAPPPRLVEHAERSGFPLFSSRLEPRRLINRLNFYLTQSLSARITVHGVFMEVLGAGVLLSGESGIGKSELALALLSRGHRLIADDAPEFANTVPRMLVGYCPEPLHDFLEVRGLGILNVRAMFGDSALAPEHVLDLVIHLKEMEGHELAAIDRLHGVQRRREMLGIEVPEVTIPVAEGRNLAVLVEAAVRNELLKSRGYDAGTEFIERQRAHIERGPA, translated from the coding sequence ATGCCCCGGACGATCAGCATACAAAACCTGTTTGAAGTCCAGCAGGAGAATCTCTGCCTCACCTGGATTGCCGGCCAGGCCGGCGGCGAACGTTCCCTGAGCCTCCCGGATCTCCCCGTGACCGGGCTCGCGGGCTTCTACAACCCGATACATCCCCACGCGATTCCCCTGCTGACCGACGCCGAGCTGGCGTGGCTGGAGCGGGAGGCGGATCCGGCCCGGGATCCGTTCGCGGCACCGGCGGTCCTCGCCATCCTGACGGGGGACGGCGCGCCCCCGCCCCGGCTGGTGGAGCACGCGGAGCGGAGCGGATTTCCCCTGTTCAGCTCCCGCCTGGAACCCCGGCGGCTGATCAACCGTCTCAACTTCTATCTCACCCAGTCCCTCTCGGCGCGCATCACCGTCCACGGCGTGTTCATGGAGGTGCTGGGCGCCGGTGTGCTGCTCAGCGGCGAGAGCGGCATCGGCAAGAGCGAACTGGCCCTCGCCCTGCTCAGCCGCGGGCACCGGCTCATCGCCGACGATGCCCCGGAGTTCGCCAATACCGTTCCGCGCATGCTGGTGGGCTACTGCCCGGAGCCGCTGCACGACTTCCTTGAAGTTCGCGGACTGGGCATACTCAACGTGCGGGCCATGTTCGGCGACAGCGCCCTGGCACCGGAGCATGTACTGGACCTGGTGATACACCTCAAGGAGATGGAAGGCCATGAACTCGCGGCCATCGACCGGCTGCACGGCGTCCAGCGCCGCCGCGAAATGCTCGGCATCGAGGTGCCCGAGGTGACCATTCCGGTGGCGGAGGGACGCAACCTGGCGGTGCTGGTGGAGGCCGCCGTGCGCAACGAGCTGCTCAAGAGCCGGGGCTACGACGCCGGCACCGAGTTCATCGAACGCCAGCGGGCCCACATCGAGCGGGGACCGGCATGA
- the rapZ gene encoding RNase adapter RapZ produces MNLVVISGLSGSGKSIALQTLEDLEYYCVDNLPVGLLPALAEQLSEAGALPRGGRTAVSIDARNLPADLARFPEILAAVKARGLGCQIIFLDAENPVLLKRFSETRRRHPLSRGDLPLREAIDRERELLGSIASLADLRVDTSALNIYQLRDIIRERVAGKRIGELSLLFQSFGYKRGIPTDTDIVFDVRCLPNPYWEPTLRRLTGEDAEVIAFLEAHPEVNAMYNQIRDFLEYWIPAFETNNRSYLTVSIGCTGGHHRSVYLVSRLSRHFRGQRDNVQTRHRELS; encoded by the coding sequence ATGAACCTGGTGGTCATCAGCGGTCTGTCGGGCTCGGGCAAGAGCATCGCCCTGCAGACCCTGGAGGACCTGGAGTACTACTGCGTGGACAACCTCCCGGTCGGCCTGCTGCCGGCCCTGGCCGAGCAGCTCAGCGAAGCCGGCGCCCTGCCCCGCGGCGGGCGGACCGCGGTGAGCATCGACGCGCGCAACCTGCCCGCCGACCTGGCCCGCTTCCCGGAGATCCTGGCCGCGGTCAAGGCCCGCGGCCTGGGCTGTCAGATCATCTTCCTCGACGCCGAAAACCCGGTGCTGCTGAAGCGCTTCAGCGAAACCCGCCGGCGCCATCCCCTGAGCCGCGGCGACCTGCCCCTGCGCGAGGCCATCGACCGCGAGCGGGAGCTGCTCGGCTCCATCGCCTCCCTGGCCGATCTGCGGGTGGACACCAGCGCGCTCAACATCTACCAGCTGCGCGACATCATCCGCGAACGGGTGGCGGGCAAGCGGATCGGGGAACTGTCGCTGCTGTTCCAGTCCTTCGGCTACAAGCGCGGCATCCCCACCGATACCGACATCGTCTTCGACGTGCGCTGCCTGCCCAACCCCTACTGGGAGCCGACCCTGCGCCGGCTCACCGGCGAAGACGCGGAGGTCATCGCGTTTCTGGAGGCGCACCCGGAGGTGAACGCCATGTACAACCAGATCCGCGACTTTCTGGAATACTGGATCCCGGCCTTCGAGACCAACAACCGCAGCTACCTCACGGTCTCCATCGGCTGCACCGGAGGCCACCACCGTTCCGTCTACCTGGTCTCGCGCCTGTCCCGCCATTTCCGCGGCCAGCGCGACAACGTACAGACCCGCCACAGGGAGCTCTCATGA
- a CDS encoding PTS sugar transporter subunit IIA gives MTVGLLVITHNRIGEELLSSAVGTLGICPLCTETLVVRSDCDPDQLREEARAQLQRLDQGDGVLVLTDIYGSTPSNIAHSLLDPKGVRVVSGVNLPMLLRVLNYPQLNLDELAQKALSGGRDGIIDCCPEEKRAPRALP, from the coding sequence ATGACTGTCGGACTCCTGGTGATCACCCACAACCGCATCGGCGAGGAGCTGCTCTCCAGCGCCGTCGGCACCCTGGGCATCTGCCCGCTCTGCACCGAGACGCTGGTGGTCCGCTCCGACTGCGACCCCGACCAGCTGCGGGAAGAGGCCCGGGCCCAGCTGCAGCGCCTGGACCAGGGCGACGGCGTGCTGGTGCTCACCGACATCTACGGCTCCACGCCGAGCAACATCGCCCACTCCCTGCTCGACCCGAAAGGGGTGCGGGTGGTTTCCGGCGTGAACCTGCCCATGCTCCTGCGGGTTCTCAACTACCCCCAGCTCAATCTCGACGAACTGGCCCAGAAGGCCCTGAGCGGCGGGCGCGACGGCATCATCGACTGCTGCCCGGAGGAGAAACGCGCACCCCGCGCCCTGCCCTGA
- a CDS encoding HPr family phosphocarrier protein translates to MPTLQTTIINKLGLHARAAAKFVKTASAFESSVTLRRGEREVNGKSILGVMMLAASRGTEVEIDAEGPDADAALEALRTLIDERFGEAE, encoded by the coding sequence ATGCCCACCCTGCAGACCACCATCATCAACAAGCTGGGCCTGCACGCCCGCGCCGCCGCCAAGTTCGTCAAGACCGCCTCCGCCTTCGAATCCAGCGTCACCCTGCGCCGCGGCGAGCGCGAGGTGAACGGCAAAAGCATCCTCGGCGTGATGATGCTCGCCGCCAGCCGCGGCACCGAGGTGGAGATCGACGCCGAGGGCCCCGACGCCGACGCCGCCCTCGAAGCCCTCCGGACCCTCATCGACGAGCGCTTCGGCGAAGCGGAGTAG
- the mgtE gene encoding magnesium transporter gives MTDTSPQDRTEARLHSLSNALESGAFLPVRRMLNTLHAAEVAHLLESMPPKERHVLWGLLREERHGDILQYLGEEVRAAFLREMDPQALAAATEGLDVDDIVDILQDLPGAVIHEVLQSMDEQDRQRVAKALSYDEDTAGGLMNTDTLTVRADVTLDVVLRYLRLRGEIPEMTDNLIVVDRQDNYLGVLPLSDLLTRDPDLSVGEVMNTEVKPMPAELTASEVAARFERMDLVSSPVVDASGRLIGRITVDDVVDVIRDEAEHSLLGMAGLGEDEDTFAPILPSARRRAVWLGINLLTAFAAAWVIGLFEKTIAQVVALAVLMPIVASMGGIAGSQTLTLAIRAMALGQLVESNVRWLVFKELAVVALNSLVWAAVVAAVAVWWFGDPRLGWLIAAAIVINLVIAALSGVLLPLAMRRMGIDPALAGSVVLTTVTDVVGFFAFLGLATLFLL, from the coding sequence ATGACGGACACCAGCCCACAGGACCGCACCGAAGCCCGGCTGCACTCGCTGAGCAACGCGCTCGAAAGCGGTGCATTCCTGCCGGTGCGCCGCATGCTCAACACCCTGCATGCGGCCGAAGTGGCCCACCTGCTGGAGTCCATGCCGCCCAAGGAGCGCCACGTGCTCTGGGGCCTGCTCCGCGAGGAGCGCCACGGCGACATCCTCCAGTACCTCGGCGAAGAGGTGCGCGCGGCCTTCCTGCGCGAGATGGACCCCCAGGCCCTGGCCGCGGCCACCGAAGGCCTGGACGTGGACGACATCGTCGACATCCTCCAGGACCTCCCCGGCGCGGTCATCCACGAAGTCCTGCAGTCGATGGACGAGCAGGACCGCCAGCGGGTCGCCAAGGCCCTGTCCTACGACGAAGACACCGCCGGCGGCCTGATGAACACCGACACCCTGACGGTGCGGGCCGACGTGACGCTGGACGTGGTGCTGCGCTACCTGCGCCTGCGGGGCGAGATCCCGGAGATGACCGACAACCTCATCGTGGTGGATCGCCAGGACAACTACCTGGGGGTGCTGCCGCTGTCGGATCTCCTCACCCGGGATCCCGACCTCTCCGTGGGGGAGGTGATGAACACCGAGGTGAAGCCCATGCCGGCCGAGCTGACCGCCAGCGAGGTAGCGGCCCGGTTCGAGCGCATGGACCTGGTCTCGAGCCCGGTGGTGGACGCCAGCGGCCGGCTCATCGGGCGCATCACCGTGGACGACGTGGTGGACGTCATCCGCGACGAGGCCGAGCACTCCCTGCTGGGCATGGCCGGCCTGGGCGAGGACGAGGACACCTTCGCCCCCATCCTGCCGAGCGCCCGGCGCCGCGCCGTATGGCTGGGCATCAACCTGCTCACCGCCTTCGCCGCCGCCTGGGTCATCGGCCTGTTCGAGAAGACCATCGCCCAGGTGGTGGCCCTGGCCGTGCTCATGCCCATCGTGGCCAGCATGGGCGGCATCGCCGGCAGCCAGACCCTGACCCTGGCCATCCGCGCCATGGCGCTGGGCCAGCTGGTGGAGAGCAACGTCCGCTGGCTGGTATTCAAGGAGCTGGCGGTGGTCGCCCTCAACAGCCTGGTCTGGGCCGCCGTGGTGGCGGCGGTCGCCGTGTGGTGGTTCGGGGATCCGCGCCTGGGCTGGCTCATCGCCGCGGCCATCGTCATCAATCTCGTCATCGCCGCCCTCAGCGGCGTGCTCCTGCCGCTGGCCATGCGCCGCATGGGCATCGACCCGGCGCTCGCCGGCAGCGTGGTCCTCACCACCGTCACCGACGTGGTGGGCTTCTTCGCCTTCCTCGGCCTCGCCACCCTGTTCCTGCTCTGA
- a CDS encoding cytochrome b/b6 domain-containing protein, with translation MTEARLPKAFDLLLVWHGLFAGAYTIAYLTADGARGLHQFAGYTLLGLLTIRLLLAATVPERSPWSLPWPKAALWRSFGRKLGGGDLSALRGRTPLAPLSGLALLAMLTGVGLSGLAADWWEWEDLHEGLAEGSLTVVLVHVALVSLGPALRKLGEAQAGPRRTTAPRNA, from the coding sequence ATGACTGAGGCGCGCCTGCCGAAGGCCTTCGACCTGCTCCTGGTCTGGCACGGCCTGTTCGCCGGCGCCTACACCATCGCCTATCTCACAGCCGATGGCGCCCGGGGCCTGCACCAGTTCGCGGGCTACACCCTCCTCGGCCTGCTGACGATTAGGCTGCTGCTGGCGGCCACTGTCCCGGAACGCAGTCCCTGGTCCCTGCCCTGGCCGAAGGCGGCGCTGTGGCGCAGCTTCGGCCGCAAGCTGGGCGGCGGGGATCTCTCGGCGCTGCGCGGCCGCACGCCCCTGGCGCCGCTGTCGGGGCTGGCGCTGCTGGCCATGCTGACGGGGGTCGGTTTGAGCGGCCTGGCCGCCGACTGGTGGGAGTGGGAGGACCTGCACGAGGGGCTCGCCGAAGGCTCCCTGACCGTGGTCCTGGTCCACGTCGCCCTCGTCTCGCTGGGCCCCGCCCTGCGCAAGCTGGGCGAGGCCCAGGCCGGCCCGAGGCGCACCACCGCCCCGCGCAACGCCTGA
- a CDS encoding carbon-nitrogen hydrolase family protein: MTKVAAVQMASGPNVTANLYEAERLITKAAEADARLVVLPENFAIMGMQETDKVAVREPEGRGPIQAFLAEQARRHGVWLVGGTIPLEASVPGKVRAACLVYDSSGERVARYDKMHLFDVRITESAESYTESRTIEPGDGLTVIDTPFGRLGLAVCYDLRFPELFRGLFARGMEILALPAAFTAITGRAHWEVLVRARAIENFCYVVASAQGGYHFNGRETHGDSMIVEPWGGVLDRLPRGSGVVLGEVNLERVRDIRRNFPVAEHRRLGCEGTEA; encoded by the coding sequence GTGACGAAAGTCGCCGCCGTGCAGATGGCCTCCGGGCCCAACGTGACCGCCAACCTCTACGAGGCCGAGCGCCTGATCACCAAGGCCGCCGAGGCGGATGCGAGGCTGGTGGTGCTGCCCGAGAACTTCGCCATCATGGGCATGCAGGAGACCGACAAGGTGGCGGTGCGGGAGCCGGAGGGACGGGGGCCGATCCAGGCCTTCCTGGCCGAGCAGGCCCGGCGCCACGGCGTCTGGCTGGTGGGGGGCACGATTCCGCTCGAAGCCTCGGTCCCGGGGAAGGTGCGCGCGGCCTGCCTGGTCTACGACAGCAGCGGCGAGCGGGTGGCGCGTTACGACAAGATGCACCTGTTCGATGTGCGCATCACCGAGAGCGCCGAATCCTACACCGAGTCCCGGACCATCGAGCCCGGTGACGGGCTGACCGTGATCGACACCCCGTTCGGGCGTCTCGGGCTGGCGGTCTGCTACGATCTGCGCTTCCCGGAGCTGTTCCGCGGCCTGTTCGCCCGGGGCATGGAGATCCTGGCCCTGCCGGCGGCCTTCACCGCCATCACCGGCCGTGCCCACTGGGAGGTGCTGGTGCGGGCGCGGGCCATCGAGAACTTCTGCTACGTGGTGGCCTCGGCCCAGGGCGGCTACCACTTCAATGGCCGCGAAACCCACGGCGACAGCATGATCGTGGAGCCCTGGGGCGGCGTGCTGGACCGCCTCCCCCGCGGCTCCGGCGTGGTCCTCGGCGAGGTGAACCTGGAACGGGTCCGCGACATCCGCCGCAACTTCCCCGTCGCCGAGCACCGCCGCCTCGGCTGCGAGGGCACGGAGGCCTGA